The Onychostoma macrolepis isolate SWU-2019 chromosome 20, ASM1243209v1, whole genome shotgun sequence nucleotide sequence TAGCAtgtaaattacaaaaacacagtttcTGGAAAAGAGCATCTAGTAGGTAGGCTACTGTTAATGACTAATTCTGAGAAACATTATTAGCCTACTCAGTCTGTATTGTTGAAAGATGTCCAATATCTAACAAAacaccagtaaaaaaaaaatatatatatatatatatatatatatatatatatatatatatctttcatacatatataaaatgagtataacatacatttttggatactacaaatatatatgtatatagaaCATAAACAAAATCAAGGAAACATATAACAACACTAATTATTTGGATACACCAAAACGAGAAGATTTTCGCgaacaatgaaaatattttatgactCTCTGAATTCAATTAGGCTACTGTAAGAAGTGTAGCCTATAACATCTCTTTTAATGAAAGAAATAATTCATAGAATTTAACACGTTTTTCATGTAGTAAGATCTGACGTCTATGCATTGTATGTTCTTTgaaagtttaataataataataataaagaacttTAATAACTATAAAGGACTTAGGCTGTGAACGACTCTTTGTTTTGTAATGATTCAGTTGAGTCAATCAGGGCAAGTTAACAAatttgaatgaatctcttcTTAACTGAATTTGAACACTTTTGAGTCGCTTTTGATGAATCAAAAGACATACAACTCCTTTTATGAAACTACTGTATACATCATGtgttatttgaatgcatttaaatacactcattttgcttttaacaatattgtGTTCTCAATGTTTTGCTGCAATTTTAGCACTGAATTGGCTATCATTTTGATTTATCTAACATGATTTCTGTTTTCTGCACTTTCTAAGTAGCCCGCcagttctttttgttttcattcagtaGGCTACATCCTAATTAGAAACATTTACTAGAATATGGATTGCTTGAGCTGTTATTTAACATGTTGGGCTGCATATAAGTTAACAATGCATTATGGGAGGCACGTGTTCCTTGGGTTATAACAAAACTGTCACTTCAAAGCCATTCCTCCAATAAACATGGTCAAAGGTTAAAGTTCTCTTTATATCATTTAAGCGATGACAATTTCTTATACCCCACATATTGACAGGATGCTTTTACCGAGGCTACTCATCTTTACAGTGCTGGCTGCAGCACTTCATGCTGTGAGTGAATGATTtgctgtatttataatttagtCTTGATAATATGATACTTACACAGGCTTTGGTACCCACTAACTGATATCTCTAAATTAATTTAACCCTATTCTGAAAAAAGtactgtttactattgtccttttgcattatcAGTACACgtttttcctgtttaacactgtaaagctgctttgacacagtctgtattgtataaagcgctatataaaagtgacttgacttgactattccTTCCATGACTTTCAGATTCCAGTTTCAACTCGCATTCATGGTAAGATTTATGATTTTAATCAATTAcggtaaataatacatttttattcaattgaTCTAAATAGATAACACTGTTTCTTCTACAGAGGTTGAAGATGAACCCAATTTCAACCCTTTCATCAATCTTGGTAATCTAAAGcaaattttatgttttacattacaAAACATAGGCAACAAAGTTAATTTTAACGCTACTGTATATTCAAAGAAATACTTAAAGTTTGgattaatttacaaaatattgtgCAATTTCATTGTCACATCACTaaaatttcacctttaaattgtTTATCAGGAGCAAAACCAAGCTGATTGAGGGAGACATTGCCATACCTGTAAGTGCACAATCactgttattatatatatatatatatatatatatatatatatatatatatatatatatatatatatgcagaaaTCCTCTTAATGATATTTCAGTATCAGTTGTCAACTTTAGAAATGTCCTATATCTCTTTACAGCCTGGTCGCGTTGGTCTTATTGACACAAGATACAGATGGAAGTTCCCTATTCCATACATTCTGTCTGACAGCCTGGGTAGGTGGTTTTCAGTTGCTTACCAAATCTAGTACAAAAACTGACacgtttatgtttttattatgatGATTTTCTTCATGGATAAATTACTTTCTTTTTACAGACCTTAATGCAAAAGGTGCTGTTTATCAAGCATTTGAAATGTACCGTCTAAAGTCCTGTGTCGATTTCAAACCCTACGAGGGTGAGAAGACATTCATCAAATTTGAGAAGAGAGATGGGTATGTGTGAAGCCAAACACTGCAAAAACTATTTTGGTTAAAACACCAGTCCAGCATATGTTGCTTATGTTGAGCATAAGCAGGTTCGCACAGAATTTTGCCCCGAAATCAGGTCAGTTCATCTGGGCCTGATAGTAAGTGTGCACATGAGTTTTgctaaataatacattttgctAAACTAACCATAGCCTTCAAATAATGCTGCTGCTTAGGGAATTCAGCCATCAGAAAACACCAGTCATCTTATAAAACAAATCGCACTAACAGGTATTGCAATTGCTGGCAGGTGTTGGTCTTATGTCGGAGATCTACAGACTGGACAGGTGCTTTCTCTGGGGTCGGGTTGTGATCATAAAGCCGTGATTGAGCATGAACTGCTGCATGCCCTGGGCTTTTACCATACTCAGTCTCGCCAGGACCGAGATGACTATGTGAAGATCTGGCTAGATCAGGTCACTGAAGGTTAGTGTGTCATTTGCTGTGTAGTTTAATGTTCATCACTTAATCTTACAATTTTGCATGTGCCTTTTATATATCAcatggtgttttgttttttttaggcaTGGAGCATAACTTCAACAAATATGATGATAGTTTTGTCACAGATCTAAATACTCCGTATGACTATGAATCTGTCATGCATTACCGTCCATTTGCTTTCAACAAAGACCCCAATATTCCTACCATCACCACCAACATCCCAGAGTTCTTCAACATCATAGGGCAATACCTGGATTTTAGTGAGATGGATATTGTCAGACTGAATCGAATGTACAACTGCTGtatgttaatataatatgatgtaaatatgttaataaaacatatttatagataaacacaatttatttatttaatttctgctTTTCTTCAGCCTCTTCTCTTACCCTGCTGGACCAATGCACTTTTGAGAACACAAACATTTGTGGGATGATACAGAGTTCGTCTGACGATGCTGATTGGGTCCATCTCAAAAGCTCTCCTGGCGCCGAGGATCATACACTCAGTGGACAATGCAGAGGTTACAAATCTCAATCACCTGTAATGTAGATATTCCAAAGTGGCTACGGTTTGACcagtttaaataacatttttgccTTTTGATTTTTAGATTTAGGATATACTATGCACTTTGACACCTCCACTGGAAATGCAGAGCAATCTGCTCTCCTCGAGTCCCGCATCCTGTATCCTAAGAGAAAGATACAATGCCTCCAGTTTTTCTACAAAATGACAGGGAGTGTAAAGGACAGGCTAGTAATTTGGGCCAAGATGGATGACGGAACAGGAACCGTGCGTAAATTAAAGAAACTCCACACAATCTGGGGTAATTGTTTTCCTTTTTGAACTACTTGTCgcctgcactcttaaaaataagggttctttattggcatctgtggttccatgaagaacctttagcATCCAGGAAACTTCATAGTGAAAAGAGATTCTTTAgattttgaaaatgttctttCCAATAAAGCTGCGTCTGAAATTGCAAACTGAATACTAGGGACATTTAGTTTAAATGTAGTTAATAGTCAGTCATCTGAATATTTTCgcctactgttttatgaatactatGAATGTGGACATACTACTTGGCTGCATGTccatggatttatttatttattgtgtagcCATATAACAGTCAAAATACATACTCAGTCATTTATTATCCCTTATGTAAAACGTGGTGATAACGAAAGGTTTTCCTCCCCCAGCTGATGAAGACACAACATGGAAGATTGCTCATGTGCCTGTGCAAATAGGGGCAAAGTTCCGCTATGCATTCCAGGGAGTAAGAGGAGACCCCCCTAACTCTGAAGGAGGCATATTCATCGATGACATCAGTCTAACAGAGACGCACTGCCCTGCCGCTGTCTGGCGCATCCAGAACTTCTCAAGCATCCTGGAAACAGCCGACTACAACACCGTGCTGAACAGCCCTCGTTTCTACAGCCCTGAGGGTTACGGTTTTGGCGTTCAAGTCCGACCACTGTCTGGTTACTCTGATTACACGGGCGACTACACTGGTCTGTACTTCTATCTGGCCAGTGGTGACAATGACATTGTGATGCAGTGGCCTGCTGTGAACCGCCAGGCCACCATAGTGGTGATGGACCAGGATCCAGACATCAAGCTGAGGATGTCCTCTGCTCGTAGCCTCACCACTGACATGAGCACAGGTATGTCCTGATGGTTATGAAGACCTGTATTGTGActgaagtaaacaaaaaaaaaaagcatacatTCTTTTTGTCTTCCTGTTCCCTAGTCAATGGAGACAAACTAATATGGGACAATCCAAGAAATGTTGGGACCTTTGACCCAAGTTGCCAGTATTATCGAGGAGATTCAATGGGATGGAGAAGTTTCATAAAACACTACGACTTGCGTAGACGGAATTACCTGAAAAACGATGACCTCATCATCTTTGTTGACTTTGAGGGTATGTTATATTGACTGACGCATTCTGTGATTAATACTGTTATTGTCTAATGGTTTGGTTTTATGTGTCTCTTTGAAGACTTAACAAGCCTGATAAACAGCGAAGTTCCAGTTGCACCAAAGGTTTGAGGCCAATAAGTCTGTAAGTGTGCTCAGTTATCGGTAAATATAGCAGTTTTATTCTTTAAATGACTCACATAATTAAGTACTTGTTGGTTTAACTAACACACCTATTAATCTACCAATAATTAATTAGGAAATAATCACTTTTTTGATAaatgacatacagtatatccaTTTATGAAATTGTATGAgagtatttacttttttttttctcttgtgaaACAGGTGCCAAATTTGGAAAAGTCTGAAGAGAGAAAGCTGTGTGCATTGTGGggaacataatttaaaatggaagCATGATAGTCATACAGTGATACAAAACTGTGTTTGATATACTCACTCTGTTTTTAAACATTCTCAATAAAGCCATTTTAATGCAGTGAACAATGAATGTGTTGTTACATATTGTACTGATATCTAAATTGAAAGATGATATACCTACATGCAGTTGAACCTGTTATGTATCTCTAtaatgttaaaggggtcatgaactgagaaatcaaaattcccttgatcttttgacatacaagaggtcattgtactataaaaacatcctatCTATAATGATAATATCTTAATCTTATCTGAAAACACCCTGATATGATATGACTGTATTCACCTATGTTTCAAGGCTGATGTTATACTCATCTCCATATCTTGGCCCACAGTACAGCTAAAATCTATATTTGCAgatcaaatattaaaaagtcaATTTACATATAAgcctttgttttttaaacagaaaCTGGTAAACTCCAAATCAGTTctactaatttaatttaaatacagaaaaaatgtTGTAATGGCTTAATTTACTTTGCTTTATTTGTTTCATCTCATatttagggcccgagcaccgaggtgcgaggaccctcttggaattgctcaCGTTTATTATTAGGGTCCAAGCCAGAATGGCGCAGGGCCCTATTGTTTTcctgaggattttttttttttttttgactatcCGGGTCTTTTTGGGGGCCTTAACGtgctcaaaaactcttgaaaatttGCACACACGTTGGAATCTGCGGTCATTAGGACGCCGCAGAGGCTGGGACCTGGGCGTGGCACAGGGGCTCAACAGCGCCCCCTGAAACAGTCTGAAAACTTGATGTATAGCTCACACATACCTGCATGTATTCATATGAAACTGAGTACAGATATAGATCTCATTGAGCTGAACAACTTTAGTGCTACATGTCATAGGCTCCgcccaacaggaagtcggctatttaGGGCTGTTTGAAAGCGCATGCTCTGGAATTTGATATACTCCTCTGAGGACTTCCATCCGATTGCCACCAAACTCGGTGAACATGATCTCAAGACATTGGGGATGCTAAATTGCAGAGGGATTTTTGATATCTCGATATCCTCCAATTTAGGATATCTGGAACGGTGTGgtaatggtgatttattaaagtaacagtaaaaaagatagcagtaattttcttatatctttaaagtgcagtttccaaacacttcaaaactttttacataaatataacaagtcattctgaggaaacatgcttagtttcaaaaaagtatcatgctcaggggccacaaaacaataaaaaatatcactgaaattggtttaaaggtgaagagtgtaataccaaggatggCCACCTGATGGAGGCATAAACTTAATTCTCATGTGCTGCCTGATATCTGCCTGTCTGTGTATCagagtgaaaaataatgcatagaatcagctgaaatgttctgtactgtcagtattcttttacacacacacacacacacacacacatatatatatatatatttttttaatagttatagaATATTAAAAGTATTGGCAACAGTTTACATTAAGgtctctttggttaacataagttattacattaattaacatgaactaaaaaaggaacaatatattttaaaatcatttattaatcttatttaatgttagttaatactaacattaaaatattaattttatgttaattcacagaacataaactaatgttaagatacaactttaaattttaataatgtattaatacatttttaacttaacattaattaatattaataaatgttatatagtTATTGTTCATACTAAATGGTATAGTTatataatatagtttttaaCACTAGTTAATTCAAAACTAACAAACTAAGTATGAACAACatatgttttactatatttctttgtgttagtaaataattatttatgttaATTCTTGGTACAGTAACTGATGTACATTAACcagaaattttaattaataatgtagtagtcaattttgaacatatcattaaccaagattcataaatgtgaccctggaccacaaaaccagtcttaagtcgctggggtatatttgtagcaatagccaaaactacattgtatgggtcaaaattatagatttttcttttatgccaaaaatcattaggatattaagtaaagatcatggtccatgaagatattttgtaaatttcttacagtaaatgtatcaaaacttaatgtttgattagtaatatgcattgctaagaacttcatttggacaactttaaaggcgatttttttaaggttaaatttttgtgcagtttttgcaatttccaggcttcgtactttgacgaactcctcctacagttttaatcggatcgtcttcaaatttgctgagtgtAATCATAAGGCCTTTGCGATATTAAATTGCGAAGATCTAGAGTTTTCGTCAAGGGGCGTGTCCCTGGGGGCCCgacaaagtttgatgtttcgccatgaaacaggaagttgctgtaactcaggcaagcaatgtccgatctgccccaaacttcacacgtttcataggagttgagtcctgaacacatctgcatgctcatattcagatatagtcatagcgccacctgctggcaacaggaagtgacatgtttaacactgttatggactcctaggtgcatattaaaaagtgtcaacgagtgataaataggctggcagcatgctacaaTCATACTAAAACATggtagcaacacttagctaagtgctaaagcatgctagtaatgcagtgaaacaggaagttgctgtaactcagacATGCAGTGTTCAATCTGCCCaaaatttaacaagtttgataagaggcctgtcctgaacacatctacattCCCGTATTCGggtatagtcatagcgccacctgctggcaacaggaagttacatgttttacacagtgatgcacttttaacaacactgtaaattatgccattgtgtgctaaacatgctagaataatggtcaaacatgctagcaacacttactaagtactaaagcatgttattaataccatgacacaggaagttgttgtaactcatgcatacaatgtc carries:
- the mep1a.1 gene encoding meprin A, alpha (PABA peptide hydrolase), tandem duplicate 1, coding for MLLPRLLIFTVLAAALHAIPVSTRIHEVEDEPNFNPFINLGNLKSKTKLIEGDIAIPPGRVGLIDTRYRWKFPIPYILSDSLDLNAKGAVYQAFEMYRLKSCVDFKPYEGEKTFIKFEKRDGCWSYVGDLQTGQVLSLGSGCDHKAVIEHELLHALGFYHTQSRQDRDDYVKIWLDQVTEGMEHNFNKYDDSFVTDLNTPYDYESVMHYRPFAFNKDPNIPTITTNIPEFFNIIGQYLDFSEMDIVRLNRMYNCSSSLTLLDQCTFENTNICGMIQSSSDDADWVHLKSSPGAEDHTLSGQCRDLGYTMHFDTSTGNAEQSALLESRILYPKRKIQCLQFFYKMTGSVKDRLVIWAKMDDGTGTVRKLKKLHTIWADEDTTWKIAHVPVQIGAKFRYAFQGVRGDPPNSEGGIFIDDISLTETHCPAAVWRIQNFSSILETADYNTVLNSPRFYSPEGYGFGVQVRPLSGYSDYTGDYTGLYFYLASGDNDIVMQWPAVNRQATIVVMDQDPDIKLRMSSARSLTTDMSTVNGDKLIWDNPRNVGTFDPSCQYYRGDSMGWRSFIKHYDLRRRNYLKNDDLIIFVDFEDLTSLINSEVPVAPKV